One segment of Castanea sativa cultivar Marrone di Chiusa Pesio chromosome 3, ASM4071231v1 DNA contains the following:
- the LOC142629487 gene encoding putative aldo-keto reductase 1: MAEGNEFQIPRVKLGNQGLEVSKLGFGCMSLTGIYNSPLSEENGIAIIKHAFSKGITFFDSADIYGPHTNEILLGKALKQLPREKIQIATKFGIQTIELPNVQLNGSPEYVRSSCEASLKRLDVEYIDLYYQHRVDTKVPIEETVGELKKLVEEGKIKYIGLSEPSPDTIRRAHAVHPITALQMEWSLWTRDIEEEIIPLCRELGIGIVPYSPLGHGFFAGKGVVEKAANSVLEMYPRFQGENLDKNKAIFSRIEGLARKHQCTPARLALAWVLQQGDDIVPIPGTTKIRNLDDNIGSLKVKLTEEYLKEISDAVPLEEVAGGISFEGLDHLRWQYGNTPPKN, encoded by the exons ATGGCTGAAGGGAACGAATTCCAAATTCCAAGGGTGAAACTGGGCAATCAAGGACTTGAG GTCTCAAAGTTGGGGTTTGGATGTATGAGCCTGACTGGAATCTACAATTCTCCCCTCTCTGAGGAGAATGGAATTGCCATAATAAAGCATGCTTTCAGTAAGGGAATCACTTTCTTTGATTCGGCTGACATATATGGACCCCATACTAATGAGATTCTGCTTGGGAAG GCCTTGAAGCAGTTGccaagagagaaaattcaaatagCCACCAAATTTGGCATCCAAACAATAGAACTTCCTAATGTACAATTGAATGGTAGCCCTGAGTATGTTCGCTCAAGCTGTGAGGCTAGCTTGAAGCGACTTGATGTGGAATACATTGATCTGTACTATCAGCACCGAGTAGACACAAAAGTACCCATAGAAGAAACT GTTGGTGAACTTAAGAAACTGGTAGAAGAGGGAAAAATCAAGTATATTGGTCTATCTGAACCCAGCCCAGATACAATAAGGAGGGCACATGCTGTGCATCCCATCACAGCTTTACAAATGGAGTGGTCTCTCTGGACTCGTGatattgaagaagaaataattCCACTTTGCAG GGAGCTTGGCATTGGAATAGTTCCATACAGTCCTCTTGGCCATGGTTTTTTTGCTGGCAAAGGAGTCGTTGAAAAGGCTGCAAATAGCGTGTTG GAAATGTACCCTCGGTTCCAAGGAGAAAATTTGGACAAGAACAAGGCCATTTTTAGTCGAATTGAAGGTCTTGCTAGAAAGCACCAATGCACTCCTGCTCGGCTTGCACTTGCATGGGTTCTACAACAAGGAGATGATATTGTACCCATACCTG GGACAACTAAGATCAGGAACCTGGATGACAATATTGGCTCTTTGAAGGTGAAACTTACAGAAGAATACCTCAAAGAGATATCTGATGCTGTACCATTAGAAGAGGTAGCTGGTGGTATAAGCTTTGAAGGCTTGGATCATCTTCGATGGCAGTATGGCAACACTCCTCCAAAAAATTAA